A DNA window from Pseudomonas tohonis contains the following coding sequences:
- the astA gene encoding arginine N-succinyltransferase, protein MIVRPVRSADLPALIDLARSTGAGLTTLPANEERLAHRVGWAEKAFTGQAERGDADYLFVLEDDDGKVVGISAVAGAVGLREPWYNYRVGLTVSASQELNIHRQIPTLFLANDLTGNSELCSLFLHAGYRTGLNGRLLSKARFLFIAEFPELFGDKVIAEMRGMSDEHGVSPFWESLGRHFFKMEFSRADYLTGVGNKAFIAELMPKFPLYTCFLSEAARDVIGRVHADTEPALAMLKGEGFSFQGYVDIFDAGPAIECQTAKIRAVQDSQALVLAVGTPGDDATPYLIHNRKREDCRITAAPARLAAGTLVVDADTAKRLKLSAGASVRAVPLSAKESVK, encoded by the coding sequence ATGATCGTTCGTCCCGTACGCAGCGCCGACCTGCCTGCCCTGATCGACCTGGCGCGCAGCACCGGTGCCGGCCTCACCACCCTCCCGGCCAACGAGGAGCGCCTGGCGCATCGCGTGGGCTGGGCGGAGAAGGCCTTCACCGGCCAAGCCGAGCGGGGCGATGCGGACTACCTGTTCGTACTCGAGGACGACGACGGCAAGGTGGTGGGCATCTCCGCCGTGGCCGGCGCCGTCGGCCTGCGCGAGCCCTGGTACAACTACCGTGTCGGGCTCACCGTCAGCGCCTCGCAGGAGCTGAACATCCACCGGCAGATCCCCACCCTGTTCCTGGCCAACGACCTGACCGGCAACTCCGAGCTGTGCTCGCTGTTTCTGCACGCCGGCTACCGCACCGGCCTCAACGGCCGCCTGCTGTCCAAGGCACGCTTCCTGTTCATCGCCGAGTTCCCCGAGCTGTTCGGCGACAAGGTGATCGCCGAGATGCGCGGCATGTCCGACGAGCACGGTGTCTCGCCGTTCTGGGAGAGCCTGGGCCGGCATTTCTTCAAGATGGAATTCTCCCGCGCGGACTACCTCACCGGCGTCGGCAACAAGGCCTTCATCGCCGAGCTGATGCCCAAGTTCCCGCTCTACACCTGCTTCCTCTCCGAGGCGGCGCGGGACGTGATCGGGCGCGTGCACGCCGACACCGAGCCGGCGCTGGCCATGCTCAAGGGCGAGGGCTTCAGCTTCCAGGGCTACGTCGACATCTTCGACGCCGGCCCGGCCATCGAATGCCAGACCGCGAAGATCCGCGCCGTGCAGGACAGCCAGGCGCTGGTGCTGGCCGTGGGCACGCCGGGCGACGATGCCACGCCGTACCTGATCCACAACCGCAAGCGCGAGGATTGCCGCATCACCGCCGCCCCGGCCCGCCTGGCCGCCGGCACCCTGGTGGTCGATGCCGATACCGCCAAGCGTCTGAAACTCTCGGCTGGCGCTTCGGTCCGCGCCGTGCCGCTGTCGGCTAAGGAGTCCGTCAAATGA
- the astB gene encoding N-succinylarginine dihydrolase, whose product MSAHEVNFDGLVGPTHNYGGLSYGNVASQSNSQAVSSPKEAALQGLAKMKALMEMGFKQGVLAPQERPNVAALRSLGFAGTDAQVIEKAARDAMPLLAACSSASSMWTANACTVSPSADTADGRVHFTAANLNCKFHRSIEHPTTSRVLGAMFADERHFAHHAALPAVAQFGDEGAANHTRFCKGYGEAGVEFFVFGRSAFDSRFPAPSRYPARQTLEASQAVARLHGLSEAGVVYAQQNPAVIDQGVFHNDVIAVGNGEVLFHHEDAFLDTDKVLAELHDKLGRVGGRFQAVCVPRAAVTVEDAVRSYLFNSQLLSRADGSMLLIVPEECRNNARVWNYLQTLTAEDGPIREVKVFDLKQSMQNGGGPACLRLRVALKDNELAAVNQGVILTPSLYDTLTGWVEKHYRDRLSETDLADPQLLIECRTALDELTQILKLGAVYPFQLN is encoded by the coding sequence ATGAGCGCCCATGAAGTGAACTTCGACGGTCTGGTCGGCCCGACCCACAACTACGGCGGCCTGTCCTACGGCAACGTGGCGTCGCAGAGCAACAGCCAGGCCGTCTCCAGCCCGAAGGAAGCCGCCCTGCAGGGCCTGGCGAAGATGAAGGCGCTGATGGAGATGGGCTTCAAGCAGGGCGTGCTCGCCCCGCAGGAGCGCCCCAACGTCGCTGCGCTGCGCAGCCTCGGCTTCGCCGGGACCGACGCCCAGGTGATCGAGAAGGCCGCCCGTGACGCCATGCCGCTGCTGGCCGCCTGCAGTTCGGCATCGAGCATGTGGACCGCCAACGCCTGCACCGTCAGCCCCAGCGCCGACACCGCGGACGGCCGCGTGCACTTCACCGCTGCCAACCTCAACTGCAAGTTCCACCGCAGCATCGAGCACCCCACCACCAGCCGCGTGCTGGGGGCGATGTTCGCCGACGAGCGCCACTTCGCCCACCACGCCGCGCTGCCGGCGGTGGCGCAGTTCGGTGACGAAGGCGCGGCCAACCACACCCGTTTCTGCAAGGGCTATGGCGAGGCCGGCGTGGAGTTCTTCGTGTTCGGCCGCAGCGCCTTCGACAGCCGCTTCCCGGCGCCCTCGCGCTACCCGGCGCGGCAGACCCTGGAGGCCAGCCAGGCCGTCGCGCGCCTGCACGGGCTGAGCGAGGCCGGCGTGGTCTACGCCCAGCAGAACCCGGCGGTGATCGACCAGGGTGTGTTCCACAACGACGTGATCGCGGTGGGCAATGGCGAGGTGCTGTTCCACCACGAGGACGCCTTCCTCGACACCGACAAGGTGCTGGCCGAGTTGCACGACAAGCTGGGCCGCGTCGGTGGCCGCTTCCAGGCCGTGTGCGTACCGCGTGCGGCGGTGACGGTGGAGGACGCCGTGCGTTCCTACCTGTTCAACAGCCAGCTGCTCAGCCGCGCCGATGGCAGCATGCTGCTGATCGTCCCGGAGGAGTGCCGCAACAACGCACGGGTGTGGAACTACCTGCAGACCCTGACCGCCGAGGACGGCCCGATCCGCGAGGTGAAGGTCTTCGACCTCAAGCAGAGCATGCAGAACGGCGGCGGCCCGGCGTGCCTGCGCCTGCGCGTGGCGCTCAAGGACAACGAGCTGGCAGCGGTCAACCAGGGCGTGATCCTCACCCCTTCGCTCTACGACACCCTGACCGGCTGGGTGGAGAAGCACTACCGTGACCGCCTGAGCGAAACCGACCTGGCTGATCCACAATTGCTCATTGAATGCCGCACGGCATTGGATGAGCTGACGCAGATCCTTAAACTGGGCGCCGTTTATCCGTTTCAACTGAATTGA
- the aruF gene encoding arginine/ornithine succinyltransferase subunit alpha translates to MLVMRPAQMADLADVQRLAADSPVGVTSLPDDAERLGEKIAASEASFAAEVSFNGEESYFFVLEDTETGRLVGCSAIVASAGFSEPFYSFRNETFVHASRELKIHNKIHVLSLCHDLTGNSLLTSFYVQRELVGTASAELNSRARLMFMASHPERFADAVVVEIVGYSDDEGESPFWNAVGRNFFDLNYIEAERLSGLKSRTFLAELMPNYPIYVPLLPDEAQESMGQVHPRAQITFDILMREGFETDNYIDIFDGGPTLHARTSGIRSIAQSRVVPVRIGEQQKGGRQYLVSNGLLQDFRALVADLDWVPGKPVELSLEIAEALGVGEGASVRLVAI, encoded by the coding sequence ATGCTGGTGATGCGCCCCGCGCAAATGGCCGACCTTGCCGATGTTCAGCGCCTGGCTGCGGACAGCCCCGTTGGTGTCACTTCGCTGCCGGACGACGCCGAGCGCCTCGGCGAGAAGATCGCCGCCTCGGAAGCCTCGTTCGCCGCCGAAGTCAGCTTCAACGGCGAGGAGAGCTATTTCTTCGTCCTCGAAGACACCGAGACCGGCCGCCTCGTCGGCTGCTCGGCCATCGTCGCCTCGGCGGGCTTCTCCGAGCCCTTCTACAGCTTCCGCAACGAGACCTTCGTCCACGCCTCGCGCGAGCTGAAGATCCACAACAAGATCCACGTCCTCTCGCTGTGCCACGACCTCACCGGCAACAGCCTGCTGACCAGCTTCTACGTGCAGCGCGAGCTGGTGGGCACCGCCAGCGCCGAGCTCAACTCCCGGGCGCGCCTGATGTTCATGGCCAGCCACCCGGAGCGCTTCGCCGATGCGGTGGTGGTGGAGATCGTCGGCTACAGCGACGACGAGGGCGAGTCGCCGTTCTGGAATGCCGTGGGTCGCAACTTCTTCGACCTGAACTACATCGAGGCGGAGCGCCTGTCGGGCCTCAAGAGCCGCACCTTCCTCGCCGAGCTGATGCCCAACTACCCCATCTACGTGCCGCTGCTGCCGGACGAGGCCCAGGAATCCATGGGCCAGGTGCACCCGCGCGCGCAGATCACCTTCGACATCCTGATGCGCGAAGGCTTCGAGACCGACAACTACATCGACATCTTCGATGGCGGCCCGACCCTGCACGCACGCACCTCCGGCATCCGCTCCATCGCCCAGAGCCGCGTCGTGCCGGTGCGCATCGGCGAGCAGCAGAAGGGTGGCCGCCAGTACCTGGTGAGCAACGGCCTGCTGCAGGACTTCCGTGCCCTGGTGGCCGACCTCGACTGGGTACCCGGCAAGCCGGTGGAACTCAGCCTGGAGATCGCCGAAGCCCTCGGTGTGGGTGAAGGCGCCAGCGTGCGCCTGGTAGCGATTTAA
- the astD gene encoding succinylglutamate-semialdehyde dehydrogenase codes for MSTHYIAGAWQAGQGEAFDSLNPVTQESVWSGQGASAEQVKAAVAVARAAFPAWARLSLDARIAVLERFAATLKTRADELARCIGEETGKPLWESATEVTTMVNKVAISIQSYRERTGEKSGPLADATAVLRHKPHGVVAVFGPYNFPGHLPNGHIVPALLAGNAVVFKPSELTPKVAELTVKCWIEAGLPAGVLNLVQGARETGIALAASAGIDGLFFTGSSRTGNLLHQQFAGRPDKILALEMGGNNPLVVDEVADVDAAVYTIIQSAFISAGQRCTCARRLLVPVGAWGDALLARLVAVAASIQVGAFDAQPAPFMGSVISLDAARHLLKAQEHLIAQGATALLAMSQPLETAALLTPGILDVTAVAERPDEEFFGPLLQVIRYADFDAAVAEANATQYGLAAGLLSDSRELYQRFFIESRAGIVNWNKQLTGAASSAPFGGIGASGNHRASAYYAADYCAYPVASLESETLALPATLTPGVSL; via the coding sequence ATGAGCACCCATTACATCGCAGGCGCCTGGCAGGCCGGGCAGGGCGAGGCCTTCGACTCGCTGAACCCGGTCACCCAGGAATCCGTATGGAGCGGCCAGGGCGCCAGCGCCGAGCAGGTCAAGGCCGCCGTGGCCGTCGCCCGCGCCGCCTTCCCGGCCTGGGCCCGCCTGAGCCTGGATGCGCGCATCGCCGTTCTCGAGCGCTTCGCCGCCACCCTCAAGACCCGCGCCGACGAACTGGCGCGCTGCATCGGCGAGGAGACCGGCAAGCCCTTGTGGGAGTCGGCCACCGAGGTGACCACCATGGTCAACAAGGTCGCCATCTCCATCCAGAGCTACCGCGAGCGCACCGGCGAGAAGAGCGGCCCGCTGGCCGACGCCACGGCCGTGCTGCGCCACAAGCCCCACGGCGTGGTCGCCGTGTTCGGCCCCTACAACTTCCCCGGCCACCTGCCCAACGGCCACATCGTGCCCGCGCTGCTGGCCGGTAACGCGGTGGTGTTCAAGCCCAGCGAGCTGACCCCCAAGGTGGCCGAGCTGACGGTCAAGTGCTGGATCGAGGCGGGCCTGCCCGCCGGCGTGCTCAACCTGGTGCAGGGTGCCCGCGAGACCGGCATCGCCCTGGCCGCGAGCGCCGGCATCGACGGCCTGTTCTTCACCGGCTCCAGCCGCACCGGCAACCTGCTGCACCAGCAGTTCGCCGGCCGCCCGGACAAGATCCTGGCGCTGGAGATGGGGGGCAACAACCCGCTGGTGGTGGACGAGGTGGCCGATGTCGACGCGGCCGTCTACACCATCATCCAGTCCGCCTTCATCTCCGCCGGCCAGCGCTGCACCTGCGCCCGCCGCCTGCTGGTGCCGGTCGGCGCCTGGGGCGACGCGCTGCTGGCGCGCCTGGTGGCGGTGGCGGCGAGCATTCAGGTCGGCGCCTTCGACGCCCAGCCGGCACCCTTCATGGGCTCGGTGATCTCCCTGGACGCCGCGCGCCACCTGCTCAAGGCCCAGGAACACCTGATCGCCCAGGGCGCCACGGCGCTGCTGGCCATGTCCCAGCCGCTGGAGACCGCCGCGCTGCTGACCCCCGGCATCCTCGACGTCACCGCCGTGGCCGAGCGCCCGGACGAAGAGTTCTTCGGCCCGCTGCTGCAGGTGATCCGCTACGCCGATTTCGACGCCGCCGTGGCCGAGGCCAACGCCACCCAGTACGGCCTGGCCGCCGGCCTGCTCTCGGACTCCCGCGAGCTGTACCAGCGCTTCTTCATCGAGAGCCGCGCCGGCATCGTCAACTGGAACAAACAACTGACCGGGGCCGCGAGCAGCGCACCCTTCGGGGGCATCGGCGCGTCGGGCAACCACCGCGCCAGCGCCTACTACGCCGCTGACTACTGCGCCTACCCGGTCGCCTCGCTGGAAAGCGAAACCCTTGCCCTGCCTGCAACCCTGACGCCTGGAGTCAGCCTATGA
- the astE gene encoding succinylglutamate desuccinylase: protein MLALGKLLELTLAGREPTEKIQLTAEGARLHWLGEGALEVTPPVHADNGMDLLLSAGIHGNETAPIELLDRLLQGVARGELKPRSRILFLLGNPEAMRRGERYVEQDINRLFNGRHEQTSGFEAMRANELERLAAAFFIKPGRTRLHYDLHTAIRGSKIEQFALYPYKEGREHSRRELARLGAAGIEAVLLQNKTGITFSSYTYASLDAEAFTLELGKARPFGQNGQVNLDLLEARLRLLVEGAEPEGEGEDLGPLQLFAVSREVIKHSDAFQLHLPTDIENFSELPIGYLLADDIAGTRWVIEEEGARIIFPNPKVKNGLRAGILIVPAEVD from the coding sequence ATGTTGGCGCTTGGCAAACTGCTTGAACTGACCTTGGCCGGCCGCGAGCCGACCGAGAAGATTCAACTGACCGCCGAGGGCGCCCGCCTGCACTGGCTGGGCGAGGGGGCCCTGGAAGTCACCCCGCCCGTCCATGCCGACAATGGCATGGACCTGCTGCTCTCCGCCGGCATCCATGGCAACGAGACGGCGCCGATCGAGCTGCTCGACCGCCTGCTGCAGGGTGTCGCCCGGGGCGAGCTCAAGCCCCGCTCGCGCATTCTCTTCCTGCTCGGCAACCCCGAGGCCATGCGTCGCGGCGAACGCTATGTCGAGCAGGACATCAACCGCCTGTTCAATGGCCGCCACGAGCAGACCAGCGGTTTCGAGGCCATGCGCGCCAACGAGCTGGAGCGCCTGGCCGCGGCGTTCTTCATCAAGCCGGGCCGTACCCGCCTGCATTACGACCTGCACACCGCCATCCGGGGCTCGAAGATCGAGCAGTTCGCCCTCTACCCGTACAAGGAAGGGCGCGAGCACTCCCGTCGCGAGCTGGCGCGCCTGGGTGCCGCCGGCATCGAGGCGGTGCTGCTGCAGAACAAGACCGGCATCACCTTCAGCTCCTACACCTATGCCAGCCTGGACGCCGAGGCGTTCACCCTGGAGCTGGGCAAGGCGCGCCCGTTCGGCCAGAACGGCCAGGTCAACCTCGACCTGCTGGAGGCGCGTCTGCGCCTGCTGGTGGAGGGCGCGGAACCGGAAGGCGAGGGCGAGGACCTCGGCCCATTGCAGCTGTTCGCCGTGTCCCGCGAGGTGATCAAGCACAGCGATGCCTTCCAGCTGCACCTGCCGACGGACATCGAGAACTTCAGCGAGCTGCCCATCGGCTACCTGCTGGCCGACGACATCGCCGGCACCCGCTGGGTGATCGAGGAGGAGGGCGCGCGCATCATCTTCCCCAATCCGAAGGTGAAGAACGGCCTGCGCGCCGGCATCCTCATCGTTCCCGCCGAAGTCGACTGA